The following are from one region of the Leptospira andrefontaineae genome:
- a CDS encoding GNAT family N-acetyltransferase: MDLGKKNDLPQGWRIVRPEDLQILIRMEKTVFGNSPWSNYSIQSHIENHPAWIKEDTGYVFYMDLIDFSELLRIGIIPEKRNKGEAETILKTLCDLFPKTILEVSNLNSSAISLYSKLGFLESGRRKSYYGPGEDAILMEKVR, encoded by the coding sequence TTGGATCTGGGAAAAAAAAACGATCTGCCCCAAGGTTGGAGAATAGTCCGGCCAGAAGATTTACAAATTCTGATCCGAATGGAAAAAACAGTTTTTGGAAATTCTCCTTGGTCCAATTATTCCATCCAAAGTCATATCGAAAATCATCCTGCTTGGATCAAAGAGGATACTGGTTATGTATTTTATATGGATCTAATTGATTTTTCCGAATTATTACGAATTGGAATTATTCCTGAAAAGCGCAATAAAGGAGAAGCAGAAACCATTCTAAAAACACTATGTGACCTATTTCCTAAAACTATTTTAGAAGTTTCTAATTTGAATTCTTCTGCTATTTCTTTATATTCTAAATTAGGCTTTCTGGAATCGGGAAGAAGGAAATCTTATTATGGTCCGGGAGAAGACGCGATCTTAATGGAGAAGGTTCGTTAA
- a CDS encoding DoxX family protein, translating into MQTIGKYVYAVPFLLFGLNHFVAGSQMAGMVPVPGGVIWIYVTGAAMVAAAVSIFINKKTKLAMTLLAVLLGIYIVLLHLPGAIKGDMASTINTLKDLGLLGGALVIAGISRDNA; encoded by the coding sequence ATGCAAACAATCGGGAAATATGTATACGCAGTCCCGTTCCTACTTTTTGGACTTAACCATTTTGTTGCAGGAAGCCAAATGGCCGGAATGGTTCCAGTTCCAGGTGGAGTCATTTGGATCTATGTAACAGGAGCAGCAATGGTAGCAGCTGCGGTTAGCATTTTTATAAATAAAAAAACCAAACTCGCTATGACCCTATTGGCCGTACTTTTAGGAATTTATATTGTCCTTCTACACTTGCCGGGAGCAATTAAAGGAGATATGGCCTCAACTATCAATACCTTGAAGGATCTAGGTCTTTTAGGTGGAGCTTTAGTTATCGCTGGAATTTCCAGAGACAACGCATAA
- a CDS encoding tetratricopeptide repeat protein, protein MRIILLLLFVFLISDCKNLSKFSGKNTKPPTVEDLEAWKRRLNMDESEIIELEKKIREMASKTRSAGALSWKIAQGYMKIGDYDLASKYYNKAIQEQGSGKTEVIGADVHFFESSLPYFDKAQLLMPVDQQLLFETALSYANASKDRGWEPKRRQIAIEIFQSLSRQDARDSRFPYQLALIYFDSSMADSSWEGINAGFQDQEKAFTLLDSILKKEPRNVPVLFAKGNFLYRFGKAQEAKDIYLHLKNTIEGLKKDGFIKEDLNENESYKNVINNLNKMESSEN, encoded by the coding sequence ATGAGGATTATACTCCTTCTTCTTTTTGTATTTCTAATTTCCGATTGTAAGAACCTAAGTAAATTTTCAGGAAAGAATACAAAACCTCCCACTGTTGAGGATCTCGAAGCTTGGAAACGCCGTTTGAATATGGACGAATCCGAGATCATTGAATTAGAGAAGAAGATCCGGGAAATGGCTTCCAAAACCAGGTCCGCCGGTGCTCTAAGCTGGAAGATAGCTCAAGGATATATGAAGATCGGCGATTACGATCTAGCATCCAAATATTATAATAAAGCAATCCAAGAACAAGGTTCCGGAAAAACAGAAGTGATCGGTGCCGATGTTCATTTTTTCGAATCTTCTCTTCCCTATTTTGATAAAGCACAACTTTTGATGCCTGTGGACCAACAGCTTCTTTTCGAAACTGCTTTGTCTTATGCAAACGCTTCCAAGGACAGAGGTTGGGAACCTAAAAGAAGGCAAATCGCAATCGAGATCTTCCAATCACTTTCCAGACAGGACGCAAGGGATTCCAGATTTCCTTATCAATTGGCTCTGATCTATTTTGATTCCTCTATGGCGGATTCTTCTTGGGAAGGGATTAATGCAGGTTTTCAAGACCAAGAGAAGGCATTTACTCTTTTAGATTCTATCTTAAAAAAAGAACCTCGTAATGTTCCTGTGTTATTTGCAAAAGGGAATTTTTTATATAGATTCGGCAAAGCACAAGAAGCAAAAGATATCTATCTACATTTAAAAAATACGATAGAAGGACTCAAAAAAGACGGATTCATAAAAGAAGATCTGAACGAAAACGAATCTTATAAAAACGTAATCAATAATCTGAACAAAATGGAATCCTCTGAGAATTAA
- a CDS encoding lipoprotein LipL41, with the protein MKKISALLLAGAIAFSVSNCGEKVEVEYPVFPKSKEGRQLQKFLGSIRNVGLAVEKPQKSLWETVFGAGSSFIDQMPSKVFEAFDKETYYKLIDLSKRADSINEASLTLTGITKSRVKLGNQLGAEAILHIGYQKPYTECGSEMMVDYGAAALKVGGAIASMATGKQVDTGSGPVSKQTGIRYMLIPLDATLIKVETGEVKKAVVSNPAKVDAGVGNLDCPSVLDSFGKALDEAALYIKDRLSPKVKTEYIKVFKDDEDPEVAGYLDDGYQEITGETPSFKKAKENWEKADKKAGGKSWGAKTNLGTYYFQAGDFEKAIKLYEEAMKLTGADKNYVRELRKRVEAAAAVDDTEK; encoded by the coding sequence ATGAAAAAAATCTCTGCTCTGCTCCTTGCAGGAGCTATTGCATTTTCGGTTTCCAACTGCGGCGAAAAAGTTGAAGTCGAATACCCTGTTTTTCCTAAATCAAAAGAGGGACGCCAGCTTCAAAAATTCCTAGGCTCTATCCGCAACGTTGGATTAGCAGTCGAAAAACCCCAAAAAAGTCTTTGGGAAACCGTTTTCGGAGCAGGTTCCAGCTTTATCGATCAAATGCCTTCTAAAGTTTTTGAAGCTTTTGACAAGGAAACTTATTACAAACTGATCGACCTGAGCAAAAGAGCTGACTCTATCAATGAAGCTTCTTTAACTCTTACCGGAATTACTAAAAGCCGTGTTAAACTCGGAAACCAATTAGGTGCTGAGGCAATTCTTCATATCGGTTATCAAAAACCATACACTGAGTGTGGAAGCGAGATGATGGTAGATTACGGAGCGGCTGCGTTGAAAGTTGGTGGAGCAATCGCTTCTATGGCAACTGGAAAACAAGTTGATACCGGAAGCGGACCTGTTAGCAAACAAACCGGTATCCGTTATATGCTTATTCCTCTCGATGCTACTTTGATCAAAGTAGAAACTGGAGAAGTTAAAAAAGCTGTAGTTTCTAACCCTGCAAAAGTTGATGCAGGAGTTGGTAACTTGGATTGCCCTTCTGTTCTTGACTCTTTCGGAAAAGCTTTAGACGAAGCTGCTCTTTACATCAAAGACAGACTTTCTCCAAAAGTTAAAACCGAGTATATCAAAGTATTCAAAGACGACGAAGATCCTGAAGTTGCAGGATACCTTGACGACGGATACCAAGAGATCACTGGAGAAACTCCTAGCTTCAAAAAAGCGAAAGAGAACTGGGAAAAAGCAGATAAAAAAGCTGGTGGAAAGTCTTGGGGAGCAAAAACAAACCTAGGAACTTATTACTTCCAAGCTGGTGACTTTGAAAAAGCGATCAAACTTTACGAAGAAGCAATGAAACTTACTGGAGCTGACAAGAACTACGTAAGAGAACTTCGTAAACGTGTAGAAGCGGCTGCTGCCGTTGATGACACTGAAAAATAA
- a CDS encoding B12-binding domain-containing radical SAM protein, translated as MAKLKLVQLPVPPPTAFAATGNVPLAAGCLAVSARENGLEKKGLELEVLDPDITDKEGDSQLADRIAKDEPEFLGFSLYLWNTERSLHLAKEVKRRSPSTKILIGGPEVNPDNPFVLSETGYDIAVSGEAEHTFFALMDTLLKKEDPRKLPNIAVRELDGKMGMFSKEENASFPLTSYPSPYLQGFVPVDPARSTYLETVRGCRSQCTYCFYPKSSNVLRTLDIPETIRLLSSLRDKGAKELVFLDPTFNHRPGFEEFLDAIIDVNSDRAMTMFGELRSEGITEKIADKLALAGFNRIELGMQSINKETLKRVKRFGSPEKVAEAARMLADRGIELLLDLIIGLPGDTPDDVMEGIEFFYGHGLGEWVQVFPLSILPGTAMRKDAESEGLVYLPKPPYRVIRTPNFSPEALSSTLFRSEDRLDRRLDETPRSLLSDPDPSVADIFSFSPGLTEKFGLEDFSISGARHVSIWWRGNNLEKSKKEFFDRLNYRFTKDPFAVTDLILYPKTSFDPELITEIMEEFSKVPASYLSRTLAHRGENMLHRIVLVLPHGISFPLEWVSEIREYIPVFQEMEWEEAVQKSVELGGEFPGARIISKNENTSAWKVLKENADPESVTFADRVLEKRWCWEVLGYSEK; from the coding sequence ATGGCAAAGTTAAAACTTGTTCAATTGCCTGTTCCTCCTCCTACGGCCTTTGCTGCTACTGGGAATGTTCCCTTGGCTGCAGGTTGTTTGGCTGTTTCTGCTCGGGAGAATGGCCTCGAAAAAAAAGGCCTGGAACTCGAAGTTCTCGATCCTGATATCACTGACAAAGAAGGGGATAGCCAACTTGCTGATAGGATCGCAAAGGACGAGCCTGAGTTTTTGGGCTTCTCACTTTATCTTTGGAATACGGAAAGAAGCCTTCATCTTGCAAAAGAAGTAAAACGTAGATCTCCATCCACTAAAATACTGATCGGTGGACCTGAAGTAAATCCCGACAATCCGTTTGTTCTCTCCGAAACAGGTTATGATATCGCAGTATCCGGAGAAGCGGAGCATACATTTTTTGCCCTTATGGACACTCTTCTCAAAAAAGAAGATCCTAGAAAATTACCAAACATCGCAGTCAGAGAGTTAGATGGAAAGATGGGAATGTTTTCTAAAGAAGAGAATGCTTCCTTTCCACTTACAAGTTATCCTTCTCCATATCTGCAAGGATTTGTGCCGGTTGATCCTGCAAGATCTACATATCTGGAAACCGTAAGAGGATGTAGATCCCAATGCACTTATTGTTTTTATCCAAAGAGCAGTAATGTATTAAGAACTTTAGATATACCTGAGACGATCAGACTTCTTTCCAGTTTGAGAGATAAGGGAGCTAAAGAATTAGTATTCTTAGATCCTACATTCAATCATAGACCTGGCTTCGAGGAATTTTTAGATGCAATTATAGATGTGAACTCTGACAGAGCCATGACTATGTTCGGAGAATTGAGATCCGAAGGAATTACCGAGAAAATCGCAGACAAACTTGCATTAGCCGGTTTTAATCGAATAGAACTTGGAATGCAATCCATCAATAAGGAAACCTTAAAACGTGTAAAACGTTTTGGAAGCCCGGAGAAGGTCGCCGAGGCCGCGAGAATGTTGGCTGATAGAGGAATTGAACTCTTATTAGATCTGATCATCGGACTTCCAGGAGATACTCCGGACGATGTGATGGAGGGAATCGAATTCTTTTACGGACATGGACTGGGAGAATGGGTCCAAGTATTTCCATTATCCATTCTGCCTGGAACTGCAATGAGAAAGGATGCAGAGTCGGAAGGTTTAGTATATCTTCCTAAACCTCCTTATAGAGTGATCCGAACTCCTAATTTTAGCCCGGAAGCACTTAGCTCTACTTTATTTCGGTCGGAAGATAGACTAGACAGAAGGTTGGATGAGACTCCTAGAAGTTTATTATCCGATCCTGATCCTTCGGTTGCGGATATATTCTCCTTTTCTCCTGGACTGACCGAAAAGTTTGGGTTAGAAGATTTTTCAATTTCAGGAGCAAGACATGTCTCTATTTGGTGGAGAGGTAATAATTTAGAAAAATCTAAAAAAGAATTCTTTGATAGATTGAATTATAGGTTCACCAAAGATCCTTTTGCAGTCACCGACCTGATCTTATATCCTAAAACTTCTTTTGATCCTGAATTGATCACAGAGATTATGGAAGAATTCTCCAAGGTTCCTGCATCTTATCTTTCTCGCACACTTGCTCATCGTGGAGAAAATATGCTTCATAGGATCGTTCTTGTTCTTCCTCATGGAATTTCTTTTCCATTAGAATGGGTTTCCGAGATCAGAGAGTATATTCCTGTTTTCCAAGAAATGGAATGGGAAGAAGCAGTACAAAAATCAGTAGAACTTGG
- the nadA gene encoding quinolinate synthase NadA: MKTIEDIRKSLESTYMEHEIEEKLPLIQEINRLKKEKNAVLLGHNYMTPDVFHGVSDILGDSLYLSKAAAETDADIILFNGVHFMAETAKLMSPEKKVLIADLKAGCSLAESITREDVKKLKSQYPGVPVVTYVNCTAEVKAETDICCTSANAVQIVNSLDSDTVIFLPDEYLAGNVQKQTNKKIISFPGRCMVHEMYTAEDILSVRRQWPGVTVISHPECNTDVVEVSDFAGSTSQMSKYIRDSGAKDVFLVTECSMGDNLRSEFPDRQFVSSCRTCPHMKRITLEKIKDALLYEQFEIKLDPEIVEKGRMAVQRMLEVSYK; encoded by the coding sequence ATGAAAACCATAGAGGATATTCGAAAATCCCTGGAATCCACTTACATGGAACATGAGATAGAGGAAAAACTTCCTCTCATCCAGGAGATCAACCGTCTCAAAAAAGAAAAAAACGCAGTACTTTTAGGACATAACTATATGACTCCGGACGTTTTTCACGGAGTTTCGGACATACTTGGAGATTCACTTTATCTGAGTAAGGCGGCCGCAGAAACGGATGCGGACATTATCCTTTTTAACGGGGTCCATTTTATGGCGGAGACTGCAAAGCTTATGTCTCCGGAAAAGAAAGTACTCATCGCCGATCTTAAAGCTGGCTGTTCCCTCGCGGAAAGTATCACTAGAGAAGATGTTAAAAAATTAAAAAGCCAATATCCCGGAGTTCCGGTAGTGACTTATGTCAACTGCACTGCAGAAGTGAAAGCTGAAACTGATATTTGTTGTACTTCCGCTAACGCTGTCCAGATCGTAAATTCTTTGGATAGTGACACAGTCATCTTTCTTCCCGATGAATACCTTGCGGGAAATGTACAGAAACAAACAAACAAAAAGATCATCTCCTTTCCGGGACGTTGTATGGTACATGAGATGTACACCGCGGAAGATATTCTTTCTGTGAGAAGGCAATGGCCTGGAGTCACAGTCATCTCTCACCCTGAATGTAACACAGACGTGGTAGAAGTTTCCGATTTTGCTGGTTCCACTTCTCAGATGTCCAAATATATCCGTGATTCAGGAGCAAAAGACGTGTTCCTAGTTACTGAATGTTCTATGGGAGACAATCTCAGATCCGAATTCCCCGATAGACAATTTGTTTCTTCTTGCAGGACCTGTCCTCATATGAAACGAATTACATTAGAAAAAATTAAAGATGCACTTCTATACGAACAATTCGAGATCAAGTTGGATCCTGAAATTGTAGAAAAAGGAAGAATGGCAGTCCAAAGAATGCTGGAAGTGAGTTATAAGTAA
- the ispF gene encoding 2-C-methyl-D-erythritol 2,4-cyclodiphosphate synthase has product MYRIGQGLDFHRLETNDSRPLILGGAIIDSEYALIGHSDADIVIHALADAILGAMGLGDIGQYFPDTDPSLKNMDSKLILQKTLDLAKEKSFSLVNIDCTLIGERPKISPHRTKIQSSLSNLLGLPEDCVSVKATTTEKMGALGRTEGLGASCVVLLQKN; this is encoded by the coding sequence ATGTACAGAATAGGACAAGGATTAGACTTTCATAGACTGGAAACAAACGACTCTCGCCCGTTAATTTTGGGCGGAGCAATCATCGATTCGGAATATGCTCTTATCGGTCATTCGGATGCGGATATCGTAATACACGCATTAGCAGATGCGATCTTAGGAGCCATGGGATTGGGAGATATAGGCCAATATTTTCCGGATACGGATCCCTCTCTCAAAAACATGGACTCCAAATTGATTTTGCAAAAAACTTTGGATCTAGCGAAAGAGAAAAGTTTCAGTTTGGTAAATATCGACTGCACTTTGATCGGAGAAAGACCTAAAATTTCTCCACATAGAACGAAGATACAATCTTCTCTTTCTAATTTATTAGGATTACCTGAAGATTGTGTTTCAGTGAAAGCTACTACTACCGAAAAAATGGGAGCCTTGGGCAGAACCGAAGGATTGGGCGCAAGTTGCGTGGTACTTTTGCAGAAAAACTAA
- the lep gene encoding LipL41-expression chaperone Lep, whose amino-acid sequence MTLKNKKVQLSFGFEKSGRLTSAFLLCSAFFLSDCSRTKPNLEECSDAQIHISKLIANDETMEKGVQALMLRSILKPETSEAIIRSCVENKSLLQVQCELSKEKFGDLQECKKHAPKRAETEG is encoded by the coding sequence ATGACACTGAAAAATAAGAAAGTTCAACTTTCTTTCGGTTTCGAGAAAAGCGGGCGGCTAACGTCCGCTTTTCTTTTATGTTCTGCTTTCTTCTTGTCAGATTGTAGCAGAACGAAACCGAATTTGGAAGAATGTTCAGATGCTCAGATCCATATTTCCAAATTGATCGCAAACGATGAAACTATGGAAAAAGGTGTACAAGCATTGATGCTAAGATCGATCCTAAAACCTGAGACCAGTGAAGCGATTATCAGAAGTTGTGTGGAGAATAAAAGTCTACTCCAAGTACAATGTGAACTCTCCAAGGAGAAGTTTGGTGATCTTCAGGAATGTAAAAAACATGCTCCTAAGAGAGCGGAGACAGAAGGTTAA